One genomic window of Salvelinus alpinus chromosome 9, SLU_Salpinus.1, whole genome shotgun sequence includes the following:
- the LOC139584296 gene encoding troponin I, cardiac muscle-like, with protein sequence MFCLFQKKPKYSATRRLLLKTKLLKKAGIMLVAEVADKKRERESALNERAPPLKLSGLSVQELQDLCKDLHKKIDIVDEARYDMEIKVGKNDLEIKSLTQKIDEIKGSKKPTLKRVKKSAADALSGAVADTGKMKADFTSGLKKVKKEEEKKEEVTDWRKNVDAMSGMEGRKKLFDAGK encoded by the exons ATGTTTTGTCTCTTTCAGAAAAAGCCAAAGTATTCGGCAACACGCCGGCTGCTCCTAAAG ACCAAACTGCTGAAAAAGGCAGGGATAATGCTGGTGGCTGAGGTTGCGGACAAGAAACGTGAACGAGAGAGCGCTCTGAATGAGAGAGCCCCACCCCTCAAACTGTCTGGCCTGTCTGTGCAGGAGCTACAG GACCTTTGTAAAGACCTACACAAAAAGATTGATATCGTAGATGAGGCACGATATGACATGGAAATCAAAGTGGGGAAAAATGATTTAGAG ATTAAGTCACTGACCCAGAAGATCGATGAGATTAAGGGGTCGAAGAAGCCTACTCTGAAGAGGGTGAAAAAGTCTGCCGCCGACGCCTTGTCGGGAGCCGTGGCCGACACTGGCAAAATGAAGGCTGACTTCACATCCGGCCTCAAGAAAGTcaagaaggaagaggagaag AAAGAAGAGGTGACTGACTGGCGTAAGAATGTGGATGCCATGTCTGGCATGGAGGGCAGAAAGAAGCTGTTTGATGCTGGAAAATAA
- the LOC139584297 gene encoding troponin I, cardiac muscle-like, protein MADAPKPKEKSKISSARRLGLKIRLLIVAGQMLEVEVEEKKRERDEALAERVPPLKLSGLSVEELQDLCRDLHHKIDVVDEERYDVGLKVTKNDKEIHDLGLKIIELQSKFKKPNLKRVKISAEAMLSVLLGSKHKETIDFKSNLKTVKKPEEKKEEVTDWRQNVDAMSGMEGRKKMFDA, encoded by the exons ATGGCGGACGC ACCAAAACCAAAAGAAAAGTCCAAGATCTCCTCAGCCCGACGGTTGGGTTTGAAG ATCAGATTGCTGATTGTAGCTGGCCAGATGCTAGAGGTTgaggtggaggagaagaagagagaaagagatgaagctCTGGCTGAGAGAGTCCCTCCTCTCAAACTGTCTGGCTTGTCTGTGGAGGAGCTccag GATTTGTGCCGAGATCTGCACCATAAGATTGATGTGGTAGATGAGGAGCGATATGACGTGGGACTCAAAGTTACCAAAAATGACAAGGAG ATCCATGATTTAGGACTAAAGATCATTGAGCTGCAGAGCAAGTTTAAGAAGCCAAACCTGAAGAGGGTGAAGATCTCAGCTGAAGCCATGCTCAGTGTTCTGCTGGGCTCCAAGCATAAGGAGACCATCGACTTCAAGTCCAACCTCAAGACAGTCAAGAAACCAGAGGAGAAG AAAGAAGAGGTCACCGACTGGCGTCAAAATGTGGATGCCATGTCTGGCATGGAGGGCAGAAAGAAGATGTTTGATGCTTGA